From one Thermodesulfobium sp. 4217-1 genomic stretch:
- a CDS encoding HDIG domain-containing metalloprotein, translating to MNSKEKALFYSMPKEDRIHSFLLLKEYRPEVSDENLVYIQKRVIIFHDIGKKFERPSLIKRILRSLSFSIFKKDDSYFKHAAIGSNVLKSVGFADEVVDIVRRHHTQSADVMFLKKLEG from the coding sequence TTGAATTCGAAAGAAAAAGCCTTATTTTATTCTATGCCAAAGGAAGACAGAATTCACTCCTTTCTCTTGCTGAAAGAATATAGGCCAGAAGTTAGTGACGAGAATTTAGTTTATATACAGAAAAGAGTTATAATTTTTCATGATATTGGTAAAAAGTTTGAAAGACCATCGCTTATTAAGAGAATTTTGAGGTCTCTGAGCTTTAGTATTTTTAAAAAAGATGATTCGTATTTTAAACACGCTGCAATTGGTTCCAATGTATTAAAATCAGTTGGGTTTGCTGATGAAGTAGTTGATATAGTAAGAAGACATCATACTCAATCTGCTGATGTAATGTTTTTAAAAAAGTTGGAAGGATAA
- a CDS encoding site-2 protease family protein, protein MFDIVGLILAIPAVIIALTVHEFAHAYVAYRYGDYTPKANGRLTLNPMAHIDPLGFIALLLIRFGWAKPVPVNYNILSRKKGGMEMTALAGSLANFGVALVAARIFTTFYQIILAYDPLVAFFQTLIFLNISLGVFNLIPIPPLDGYTVFRKFFPYELRRTIEMYEYYGQFVLIIFLLLGGARILMPIVQFIFNLMVFV, encoded by the coding sequence ATGTTTGATATTGTTGGTTTAATTTTAGCTATACCTGCTGTAATAATAGCTCTAACAGTCCATGAATTTGCTCATGCATACGTAGCATACAGATATGGTGATTATACGCCAAAGGCAAATGGAAGGCTGACACTAAATCCTATGGCTCATATAGATCCATTAGGCTTTATCGCACTTTTACTTATAAGGTTTGGTTGGGCTAAACCTGTACCAGTTAATTACAACATTTTATCAAGAAAAAAGGGCGGAATGGAGATGACGGCTTTAGCTGGATCTTTAGCTAATTTTGGTGTGGCCTTGGTCGCTGCTCGTATTTTTACAACCTTTTATCAGATTATCTTAGCCTATGATCCACTAGTAGCCTTTTTCCAAACGCTTATTTTCTTAAATATAAGTTTGGGAGTTTTTAATCTGATACCTATACCGCCTCTTGATGGATATACTGTTTTCAGGAAATTTTTCCCATACGAGTTGAGGCGTACAATTGAAATGTATGAATATTATGGTCAATTTGTGCTTATTATATTTCTTTTGCTCGGAGGTGCAAGAATTTTAATGCCAATAGTGCAGTTTATATTTAATTTGATGGTTTTTGTTTAA